The Acidobacteriota bacterium DNA window GTTCATCGGATTCAGGGAGCGCCGGTTCGCCGCCGAAGACGAGGGAACCATTGATCTCGCGGCCAGGGCCGCCCTGCTGTTGCTGGACAAGACCGAGTTGAAGCCGTCGCAGATTGACGGCATAGTCTTTGGCAGCGTCACGCCGTCATACCTGAACAGTCCCCCGGATTCCGCCATGCTGCAGGACCGGCTGGGAATCCCTGCCTACGATGGTGATACTCCCAGAGACTTCCACTGCATTGACTGCTCTCTGGCGTGCAGCACGTGGATGGCGAGCCTGCTGCACGCCTACCTGCTTATATCCTCCGGCATGGCCAGGAACGTCCTGGTGGTGGGCGCGGACAAGATGAGCAGCACCATTAACTGGCGGGACCGGGCGTTTGCCACGGTGCTCGGAGACGCCGGCACGGCCACGTGGTGCAGCGCCGTGGCCCCGGAAGAAGACTGGTTCGGCCCGCGTCGGTTCTGGAGCTGGGCCAGCGGCAGGGACGGCGGTGTCATTATGACGCCGATGGGGGGATCAAGTCATCCCATAAGCTCCGCCATGGACATCATCGAATATAAGAACCGGCTGGCCATGGACGGTGCGATGGTCAAGGAGTTGATCGTTCCGCTGGTCGGCGGGCCGGGAATCGAGGCCGCCCTGGGTAAGGCCGGCTGGACGATGGACATGCTTGATCTGGCGACGTTGCACGAGGCCAACCTGACGCTCAACGACGATATTTTTCGGCAGTGGAAGCAGCGCGGTTTTTCCGGGAAGGTTCTTGATGCCGGCGGACTGTTCGGTAACACGACCGCGGCGACAATCCCGCTGGCGCTGGCGCTGAATTCCGAGGCCCTGACGGTGGGCAGCCGCTTTGTGTGGATGGCCTTTGGCGGCGGCCTGTCGGCCAGCAGCGTGCTGGGCCAAATAAAGCACCCCGTTACCTGCGTGTCCGCCGTCTGATTACCGGCCGTCGGCCGGGCGGGGTGTGCGGCAAACTCACGAGGCAGGCAAAGAACAGCCCGGCAGCCGTGTGCCAACTGCCGGGCCGAAACAGACCTGCCACCAGGCACCGGGGTCAGTGCAGTTCCGAGAAATACACTTCACCCAGATTCAACCCTCTGATTTCGTCCTCGATCGCAGACCGGTCGCCAACCACGACGATTAGGATCTCATCGGGTTTGACCCACCTGTTGGCCGTTGCCAGCGCCTCGTCGACGCCGACATCGTTTATGCGGGTGACATAAGTATTCCACGTATCCATCGGCAGGTCGTGTGTGATCATGGTCGATAACTCGTAGGCTACCCCGGGAAGGGATTGGAAATCCTGGGGGAAACCCTTGGTAAGCTTGTTCCTGCTGTCGGTCAAGTCGGCCCCGCTCATGGGCCTCTCACCGACAATGCCGCGAAGCTCCCTGACGAACTCAACTATCGCTTTGCCGGTGACGTCCGTTTGCACCTGTGCGTAACAGCACAGAAGACCCTGGCCGCGCCGGGCTGTAATAAAGGAATACGCACCGTACGTGTACCCCTTGTCCTCGCGGAGATTCTTGAAAAGTCTTGCCGATGGATCCGCGCCCAACACCTGGTTTACCACCGTAGCCGGCAGGTAGTCCGGATCTTTCCGTGAGCCGAGAAGATTGCCGAGAAAGATAGTGCTCTGGGACGTGCCCGGGAAGTCGACGATGCAGATCCTGGTCCTGTCAGGCGGTGCCACAGCAGGGACGGAGCCCGGGGCCAAGTCGCCGCGCTTCCACTTCTTGAAGACGCGTTCCAGGCCGGTCCTGGCCTGCTCCAGAGTGATGTCGCCGACGACGATGGCAGCGGCGTTATTCGGCAGGAAGTTGACCCGGTAGAAGCTCTCGATATCCGAGCGGCTGATGGCGTTTATCGATTTCTCGGTTCCTGAACCGGTGTAGGGCTGGCCGTAGGGATGGTTCTCTCCGTATATCTCGCGCTGGAAGCTCTTGTAGGCCACCGTAAACGCCTGTGAGGATTCCTGTCGAATGCGTCCAAGATAAATCTGCTTCTGTCTCTGGAGTTCCTCTTCCGGGAAGGTCGGGTTGAGCACCACGTCGCCCATGAGATCCAGGGCCGGATCGAGATTCTTCTTTAGCACGTTCAAATTAACGCTGGTGTAGTCGAACGTGCTGGCGACGCCGAAGTAGAGTCCGAGCCTCCGGGCTTCATCGGAGATCTCAAGGGTGCTTCGGGACTTAGTGCCCTCGTTGAGAAGTTCGGCCGTCAGAGAGGCCGTGCCCGGACGGTCGGCCGGGTCGGCGGCCCAGCCGCTCTTTATCAGGAGATTGACCTGAATCAGGGGCAGCTTGTGATTCTCGACCAGGTACAGCTTCAGCCCGTTGGTCAGCGTGGCCTGCTGGATTTGCGGGGTCGTGAACGACGGATCGGTTTCCGGCTCGGGTTCAAGGCTCATCTCCGTGCCTTTGTCCGTTTCCGCCAGTTGGCCATATGGTTCCACGTACAAAACCAGGCGGGCGTCGGGCCGCAGGTAATCACGGGCGTAGGCAAGCATGCCATCGATGGTCGCATCGGTGTACCTGTTCCTGTCCCACGGCAAGTGACCGGGATCACCCAGATAGGTGTTGTATCTGTTCAGCAGATCAGCGCGGCCGCCGAATCCGCCGAGGTCTTCCAGCCGCCGTACGAAGGCGGATTCCCGGTTAATCTGAGCCCGTTCGAATTCGTCGGTCGTCACGCCGTTCATCAGGAGGTCACTTAGGATCCGGTCAACCTCGCGTTCGATTTCCTGCAGGCTGTGTCCTTCCTTGGCTGTGACGATTATGTAGAAAAGGCTGCCGAGCTCTAAGGAGGACTGGAATGCCGTCACGTCCTGCGCCATCTGGCGGTCGTAGACAAGCGCTTTATAAAGCCGTGATGTCTTGCCGGCAGCGAGGATGCTCGCCAGCAAATCGAACTCGGCGTCACCGGGACTGTAATAGGCGGGAGTGTGCCAGGTCATGTACAGACGCGGCAATTCAACCTCATCCGTAAGTACCGTCCTGATTTCCTCGTTCAGTGTCGGTATCCAGGCTTCAATGCGATTGACGGGCGGGCCCGGCGGAATGGGGGCGAAGTACTTTTCCACCCACTGCTTTACCTGTTCGGGCTGGAAGTCACCGGCGATGCAGAGAGACGCATTGTTGGGGGCGTAATACATTCGGAAGAATTCCTGCACGTCCTCGAGGGTAGCAGCCTCGAGATCCTCCATCTTGCCGATGACGGTCCAGGAATACGGATGGTGGGACGGGTACAGAATTGCCCGAGAGATCTCCTCCACCATGCCGTACGGCTGATCATCGACGTTTTGCCGTTTTTCATTCATCACGACACTGCGTTGATTGTCCAGGCGCTCCTGGGTAATCGCCGGCAAGAGATATCCCATGCGGTCGGCTTCCAGCCACAATGTCTTTTCGAGGTAGTTGGCGGGCATGTTTTCCCAGTAGTTGGTGCGGTCCTCGTCGGTGGACCCGTTTCTGGTGCCGCCGTACCTGATGATGCCGTCGGTGAAATTCGTGTTGAAGTGCTCCGAGCCCTGAAACATCATGTGCTCGAAGAGGTGGGCGAATCCGGTTCGGCCCGGCATTTCGTTCTTGGAACCGACGTGGTACCAGACGTTGACCGCGACCACGGGAATCGTATGATCTTCATGTAGAATGACGTCAAGTCCGTTGGGCAGTTCGTATTTCTCGAACTTCAGATCGGGCAGGTCGTCGGCGTGGATGAAAGGCGCGAAGATGACAACGGTAGCCAGCAAGGCAACTGTGGCAATGCGGCAGCATCTCATAGCGTCATCCTTTCTCACAGTGTTTTTGGGGGAACGTCGTACGTGTGATACCGGTGCGCGACATAGTACTCTCCGGCTTCGAGCCGTTATATGGCATACGAGAGGCGCGGAGTCGTTGTTGCATAGCGATCTGCGCCGGTCGCCGAAGAGACTGGCGTTTTTCAGCGGAGTTGCGACGCCGACGGTCTTTCCTCAACCAGGCGCTGGCCGTCAACCCGTGGGGAAAGGTGCCGGCTCCGCAGCCATGTACCGGACCAAAAGTCCCTTGCGCCCTGAAATTCGATACCGTTTATTATGTATCAAAGGACGCCGGATTGGTGGAAAAGACTAACACCAGGAATTTTCAGGCGAATCGAATCGATTCGGCAGGCGTTTGACAATCAGCTTATAACTCAAATCCTACACTGAGATTGTCAAGGTCTTCGGCTCTCGAAGTTCTTAGTGGCCAGGGCTATCGAATGCCATCAAATCACGTCAAGCCCGTATGTCCGAACTGACGGAGGGAGAATCTGCCCGTGGCGGAGAATGACGCTCAGGACGACCCCACGCAGTCGTTTACAGCTTTGACTGTTGGCACCGCGGTTGCGCACTACAGGATCATCAGCCGAATCGGTGCCGGCGGGATGGGCGAAGTCTACCTGGCCGAGGATACCGAACTCAACCGCAAAGTGGCTCTCAAGTTTCTGCCTTTTCACATGTCGGCCAGCCAGGAGTGCAGGACCCGCTTCAAGCGAGAGGCGCAGGCCGCCGCCGCGCTGGATCATGAGAACATCGCGACGGTCTACGAAGTAAGCGAATTCAGCGGTCGTCCCTTTTTCTCCATGCAGTATGTGGAGGGCCGGTCCCTGCGCGAGGTCATCAAGGCCCGCCCACTCTCGCTGGAGGAAGCGGTCAGCCTTTCGGTCCAGATATGCGAAGGGCTGAGCGAGGCCCATCGGTGCGGAATAACGCACCGGGATATTAAACCTTCCAACGTGGTCGTGGATTCGCACGGGCGGCCCAGGCTCGTGGACTTCGGACTGGCCATCGTCAAAGGCGCCCAGCGTATAACCAAGACCGGTACGGCCCTCGGAACAGTGGGCTACCTGGCGCCGGAGATCGTGCGCGGTGAACCGGCCGATACGCGCAGCGATATCTTCTCCGTCGGCGTGCTCCTGTATGAATTGGTCACCGGATGTCAGCCTTTCCTTAAGGACAGCGAGGCCGCCACGCTTCACGCCATCGCATACGATTCTCCCGAACCGGTGGCGCTTCTGAGAGAGGGCGTCCCGGAGGAATTGCAGCGCATCGTGGACAGGGCCCTGGACAAGAACCGAGATACCCGGTACGGGAGCATCGATGACCTTCTGAACGATCTGCGAGTTCTTCATTATGCCGTCGTGGGCGGTGAACGATTGCCCGTTGCCAGGCCGCTCAGGCACCGGCGAGCCCGGTCGAACGCACGGCTTGTGGGCTCGTTCACGGTGGCCGTTCTGGTCGTGCTGGCGCTTTTCCTCGTCCCCGGAAGCAGGCAAACAATCCGGGAGTGGTTTGGCGCAGGCCGCGTGCCCAATGAACGTCACCTTGCGGTGCTCCCGTTTGCCGATCTCGGAGGGGGCGATCTGGGACAGATCTTTTGTGATGGTCTTATAGAGACTCTATCGAGCAAGCTGACACAACTGGAGCATTTTCACGGATCGCTTCTGGTGGTTCCGGCCAGTGAAGTGAGGCAACGCGGCGTGGCCAGCGCCGGGCAGGCGCGAGCCGCGTTTGGTGTCAATCTCGCCGTCAGCGGGAGCATTCAACAATTGGGTCAGGCTGTTCGGGTGACGCTGAACCTGATTGATGCAGAATCGGAAAGGCAGCTTCGGGCGTCGGTGGTCGATCATGTGCTGACCGATCTGACGGCCCTGCAGGACTCTACCGTCGTAATCGTGGCGAACATGCTCGAAGTTCAGTTGCGGCCGGAGGAAGAGAGGGTCCTGCAGGCGGGCCGGACGAATAGCCCCGGAGCTTATGATCTGTATGTCCGCGGGCAGGGCTACCTGCAGCACGCGGAGAAATTGGCCAACGTCGACACGGCCATTGAGTTTTTCCAGCAGGCCCTTGACCGTGACCCCGATTACGTCCTGGCGCTGGCCGGGCTGGGTGAGGCCTACTGGAGAAAATACAGTGTGGAAACCGACCCCCGGTACGAAGAACTGGCCGTCTACAGCAGCCGTCGCGCGCTGGCGCTGGATGATCAGATTGCGCCGGTCTATGTCACTCTTGGCCTGATCTACACTGGAACGGGCAGGTATCAGGAGGCGGCGGACGTATTCAATCAGGCGCTCAGCCTGGACTCCACCAGCCGTGCGGCCTTTGCGGGGCTGGCCGAGGCGCTCGAATCGATGGGCAGGCTCGACGCAGCGGAAGAAGTCTACAGGAAAGCCATCGCCGTACGACCTGACCATTGGCCCGGGTACACAAACCTGGGGCTGTTCTACGTCACTTACGGTCGCTACGACGAGGCCCTAGAGCAACTGGACCGAGCCGTGGCGCTGGGGCAGGACGGCTACGTTGTCTGGAACGATCTGGGCGGGCTGTATTTCGCCGTAGGCGAGATCGACCGAGCGCAGGAAATGTGGGAGCGCTCGGTAAGGATCGAACCCAATTACGGTGCGTTGTCCAATTTGGGTATCCTTCACTTTATGAACGACCGTTTCGCACTGGCCGCGCAGAAGTATGAAATGGCGCTCGAACTGAACAATCGCGACTACCGGATCTGGCTTAACCTTGCCTCGGTCTTGAAACGCGTTCCCGGCGAAGACACGCGCTCCGGGGAAGCGTATTCCAGAGGAATTGAACTTGCGGAGGTCCAGCGCCAGATTAACCCGTCTGATCCCGGGCTGCTGGCGCAGCTTGCGGATGCCTACGCCTCGATCGGCGACGATGACAGGGCGATTTCACGGATTGACGAAGCCCTCGAGCTTGACCCGAATAACGTCGAGACGA harbors:
- a CDS encoding tetratricopeptide repeat protein; this translates as MAENDAQDDPTQSFTALTVGTAVAHYRIISRIGAGGMGEVYLAEDTELNRKVALKFLPFHMSASQECRTRFKREAQAAAALDHENIATVYEVSEFSGRPFFSMQYVEGRSLREVIKARPLSLEEAVSLSVQICEGLSEAHRCGITHRDIKPSNVVVDSHGRPRLVDFGLAIVKGAQRITKTGTALGTVGYLAPEIVRGEPADTRSDIFSVGVLLYELVTGCQPFLKDSEAATLHAIAYDSPEPVALLREGVPEELQRIVDRALDKNRDTRYGSIDDLLNDLRVLHYAVVGGERLPVARPLRHRRARSNARLVGSFTVAVLVVLALFLVPGSRQTIREWFGAGRVPNERHLAVLPFADLGGGDLGQIFCDGLIETLSSKLTQLEHFHGSLLVVPASEVRQRGVASAGQARAAFGVNLAVSGSIQQLGQAVRVTLNLIDAESERQLRASVVDHVLTDLTALQDSTVVIVANMLEVQLRPEEERVLQAGRTNSPGAYDLYVRGQGYLQHAEKLANVDTAIEFFQQALDRDPDYVLALAGLGEAYWRKYSVETDPRYEELAVYSSRRALALDDQIAPVYVTLGLIYTGTGRYQEAADVFNQALSLDSTSRAAFAGLAEALESMGRLDAAEEVYRKAIAVRPDHWPGYTNLGLFYVTYGRYDEALEQLDRAVALGQDGYVVWNDLGGLYFAVGEIDRAQEMWERSVRIEPNYGALSNLGILHFMNDRFALAAQKYEMALELNNRDYRIWLNLASVLKRVPGEDTRSGEAYSRGIELAEVQRQINPSDPGLLAQLADAYASIGDDDRAISRIDEALELDPNNVETMVTGGCVFEQIGHRDRALSLIANALKCGFPRNQIEPLPELRELMKDPRLDRMMDEGRAPGSDSI
- a CDS encoding 3-oxoacyl-[acyl-carrier-protein] synthase III C-terminal domain-containing protein, which translates into the protein MSATQNFGMRIHAIAAYAPRQKVTNSRIAARLRMERMRVNAENRHNGLGKLDRKQEKVYKTSDRWIQRFIGFRERRFAAEDEGTIDLAARAALLLLDKTELKPSQIDGIVFGSVTPSYLNSPPDSAMLQDRLGIPAYDGDTPRDFHCIDCSLACSTWMASLLHAYLLISSGMARNVLVVGADKMSSTINWRDRAFATVLGDAGTATWCSAVAPEEDWFGPRRFWSWASGRDGGVIMTPMGGSSHPISSAMDIIEYKNRLAMDGAMVKELIVPLVGGPGIEAALGKAGWTMDMLDLATLHEANLTLNDDIFRQWKQRGFSGKVLDAGGLFGNTTAATIPLALALNSEALTVGSRFVWMAFGGGLSASSVLGQIKHPVTCVSAV
- a CDS encoding pitrilysin family protein, translated to MRCCRIATVALLATVVIFAPFIHADDLPDLKFEKYELPNGLDVILHEDHTIPVVAVNVWYHVGSKNEMPGRTGFAHLFEHMMFQGSEHFNTNFTDGIIRYGGTRNGSTDEDRTNYWENMPANYLEKTLWLEADRMGYLLPAITQERLDNQRSVVMNEKRQNVDDQPYGMVEEISRAILYPSHHPYSWTVIGKMEDLEAATLEDVQEFFRMYYAPNNASLCIAGDFQPEQVKQWVEKYFAPIPPGPPVNRIEAWIPTLNEEIRTVLTDEVELPRLYMTWHTPAYYSPGDAEFDLLASILAAGKTSRLYKALVYDRQMAQDVTAFQSSLELGSLFYIIVTAKEGHSLQEIEREVDRILSDLLMNGVTTDEFERAQINRESAFVRRLEDLGGFGGRADLLNRYNTYLGDPGHLPWDRNRYTDATIDGMLAYARDYLRPDARLVLYVEPYGQLAETDKGTEMSLEPEPETDPSFTTPQIQQATLTNGLKLYLVENHKLPLIQVNLLIKSGWAADPADRPGTASLTAELLNEGTKSRSTLEISDEARRLGLYFGVASTFDYTSVNLNVLKKNLDPALDLMGDVVLNPTFPEEELQRQKQIYLGRIRQESSQAFTVAYKSFQREIYGENHPYGQPYTGSGTEKSINAISRSDIESFYRVNFLPNNAAAIVVGDITLEQARTGLERVFKKWKRGDLAPGSVPAVAPPDRTRICIVDFPGTSQSTIFLGNLLGSRKDPDYLPATVVNQVLGADPSARLFKNLREDKGYTYGAYSFITARRGQGLLCCYAQVQTDVTGKAIVEFVRELRGIVGERPMSGADLTDSRNKLTKGFPQDFQSLPGVAYELSTMITHDLPMDTWNTYVTRINDVGVDEALATANRWVKPDEILIVVVGDRSAIEDEIRGLNLGEVYFSELH